Proteins from a single region of Paraglaciecola sp. T6c:
- a CDS encoding sulfotransferase family protein has product MDKKIFCVGLNKTGTSSLHQAFTMLDIKSVHYKGVEKTDIKEIIQTNYLAGNNILKGIEHYEAYSDWDLGPSTIDIVKEFDKQYPNSKFILNIRDMEGWLDSREKHVKRNQERKRKEPDADINWLTIDREAWATQFKRHYDGVTSHFKGRENQLLAFDVTQGDGWEKLCPFLELPIPRAIFPKENMAAHKNSLYWKGRRKLKRILDHIVR; this is encoded by the coding sequence ATGGATAAAAAGATATTTTGTGTAGGTTTAAACAAAACAGGAACGTCTTCGCTACACCAGGCCTTTACCATGCTCGACATAAAGAGCGTGCATTATAAAGGAGTTGAGAAAACCGACATTAAAGAAATTATTCAGACCAACTATCTTGCGGGCAACAACATACTTAAAGGAATAGAGCATTACGAAGCCTATTCAGATTGGGATTTGGGGCCCTCTACGATCGATATCGTAAAAGAGTTTGATAAACAATATCCTAACAGTAAGTTTATATTAAATATCAGAGACATGGAGGGTTGGCTTGACAGTAGAGAGAAGCATGTAAAAAGGAACCAAGAGAGAAAAAGAAAGGAGCCAGATGCTGATATCAATTGGCTAACGATAGACAGAGAAGCTTGGGCAACTCAGTTTAAACGTCACTATGACGGCGTGACTAGTCACTTCAAAGGTAGAGAAAACCAACTATTAGCCTTTGATGTCACCCAAGGTGATGGTTGGGAGAAATTATGTCCCTTTCTTGAATTACCTATTCCCCGCGCCATATTTCCTAAAGAAAATATGGCGGCGCATAAAAATTCACTTTATTGGAAAGGACGACGAAAATTAAAAAGAATATTAGATCACATTGTCAGATAA